A genome region from Trueperaceae bacterium includes the following:
- a CDS encoding Hsp33 family molecular chaperone HslO, translated as MSYLLRGVAANGGIRVVAADTTELVREAQVRHDATPTAGAALGRTLTGALLLAHVLLKNPQDRVTVRLRGDGELGGVIADAGLDGTVRGYARDPRVILPARPDGKLDVGRAVGEGEIEVIRSHAPYGDPYSSSVPLVSGEVAADIAVFLARSEQIRSAVLLGVYFEGGEVVKAGGVILQALPGADEAALNLLEANVRAFGQLTDVLRRVSLLEAIEELCWGLEFELLTKDALPLSFECRCSDAKAVDALAYFSREEREAMIAEDGGAEVVCHWCGEKRWVEPAAIRGISRNEVRCPDCDTLWYRQGQATMIREDEICACGRRVELPD; from the coding sequence ATGTCCTACCTACTTCGCGGCGTCGCTGCCAACGGCGGCATACGCGTCGTCGCTGCAGATACGACCGAACTCGTGAGGGAGGCGCAGGTACGTCACGACGCGACCCCCACTGCCGGCGCAGCGCTCGGCCGGACCCTCACCGGCGCACTCCTCCTCGCCCACGTACTCCTCAAGAACCCTCAGGACCGGGTCACCGTGCGCCTTCGGGGCGACGGCGAGCTGGGTGGAGTCATAGCCGACGCCGGTCTCGATGGCACGGTACGCGGTTACGCCCGCGATCCCCGCGTGATCCTGCCGGCGCGCCCCGACGGGAAGCTCGACGTAGGCCGGGCGGTGGGCGAGGGCGAGATCGAGGTCATCCGCTCCCATGCGCCCTACGGTGATCCATACAGCTCGAGCGTGCCGCTGGTCTCCGGTGAGGTGGCAGCAGACATAGCGGTCTTCCTCGCCCGCTCCGAGCAGATCCGTTCGGCGGTGCTGCTGGGCGTCTACTTCGAAGGGGGCGAGGTGGTGAAGGCCGGCGGAGTTATCCTCCAGGCCCTGCCCGGGGCCGATGAGGCCGCCCTCAACCTGCTAGAAGCGAACGTGCGCGCCTTCGGTCAGCTCACCGATGTGCTGCGACGCGTCTCGCTGCTCGAGGCGATAGAGGAGCTGTGCTGGGGCCTGGAGTTCGAACTCCTCACCAAGGATGCCCTGCCGCTCTCGTTCGAGTGCCGTTGCAGCGACGCCAAGGCGGTCGACGCCCTCGCCTACTTCTCACGGGAGGAGCGCGAGGCGATGATCGCCGAGGACGGTGGCGCCGAAGTGGTGTGCCACTGGTGCGGCGAGAAGCGCTGGGTCGAGCCTGCGGCCATCCGCGGCATCTCCAGGAACGAGGTTCGCTGCCCCGACTGCGACACCCTCTGGTACCGTCAGGGACAGGCCACGATGATCAGGGAAGACGAGATCTGCGCCTGCGGTAGGCGGGTGGAACTCCCCGACTGA
- a CDS encoding SPW repeat protein, translating to MIARLFEAVLGIWLMVAPAVLGYGSVAATSDRIAGPLIASVAIVAAWEIARPLRHLNLLLGLWLLAAPVVLGFGGAAAVDSVLVGIAVAALSRWRGRVESRFGGGWSVLWPPSWARGEEQRELFAAEGRDDGRRQG from the coding sequence GTGATCGCGCGGCTGTTCGAAGCGGTTCTCGGCATCTGGTTGATGGTCGCGCCGGCGGTGCTCGGCTACGGGTCTGTCGCGGCCACCAGCGACCGGATCGCTGGCCCTCTGATCGCTTCGGTGGCGATCGTGGCCGCCTGGGAGATCGCCCGGCCGCTCCGGCACCTGAACCTGCTCCTGGGCCTCTGGCTGCTGGCGGCTCCAGTGGTCCTCGGTTTCGGCGGAGCCGCCGCGGTAGACAGCGTCCTCGTTGGCATCGCCGTCGCCGCTCTCTCCCGCTGGCGCGGACGGGTGGAGAGCCGCTTCGGCGGCGGCTGGTCCGTACTCTGGCCGCCCTCGTGGGCGCGCGGCGAGGAGCAGCGTGAACTGTTCGCAGCGGAGGGACGCGATGACGGCCGCCGCCAGGGATAG
- a CDS encoding alpha-amylase family glycosyl hydrolase, producing the protein MRSDLWWQRGIIYQVYPRSFQDSNGDGVGDLEGIRARLDYLEWLGVDAVWISPIYPSPMADFGYDVSDYTGIHPLFGTMEDFDRLLEEVHARGLRMILDFVPNHTSEQHPWFLESRSSRDNPKRDWYIWRDPGPGGAPPNNWLSVFGGRAWAFDERTGQYYYHAYLNEQPDLNWRNPEVQEAMLAAMRFWLDKGVDGFRVDVMWHMIKDEHFRDNPLNPDYREGMPTYDQQIPAFSVDQPEVHDVVAKMREVVDDYEERLLIGEIYLPIPQLVTYYGRDDRPGAHLPFNFQLITLPWNARRIAAAIDEYEGELPEEAWPNWVLGNHDKSRIASRVGARQARVAQMLLLTLRGTPTLYYGDEIGMHDVEIPAEKVQDPSALRNPGLEMGRDPMRTPMQWSSADGAGFSDAEPWLPVARDYRRVNVEAQRGDEGSMLCLVKRLIELRRREAALSVGDYYPVNANTDDVLAYYREHAGRRLLIALNFASARRRLARESGGWRGRVLLSTHPDRSRRGVSGEVELAAHEGVVVALEGAD; encoded by the coding sequence GTGCGATCCGATCTCTGGTGGCAGCGCGGCATCATCTACCAGGTCTACCCGCGCTCGTTCCAGGACAGCAACGGGGATGGCGTCGGCGACTTGGAGGGGATCAGGGCCAGGCTCGACTACCTCGAGTGGCTGGGGGTGGACGCGGTCTGGATCAGCCCGATCTACCCCTCGCCGATGGCTGACTTCGGCTACGACGTCTCCGACTACACCGGTATCCATCCGCTCTTCGGGACGATGGAGGATTTCGACAGGCTGCTCGAGGAGGTACATGCGCGCGGACTCCGGATGATCCTCGATTTCGTGCCCAACCACACCTCCGAGCAGCACCCCTGGTTCCTCGAGTCGCGCTCCTCACGGGACAACCCCAAGCGCGACTGGTACATCTGGCGCGATCCGGGACCGGGAGGGGCACCGCCCAACAACTGGCTCTCCGTCTTCGGCGGCAGGGCCTGGGCTTTCGACGAGCGGACGGGCCAGTACTACTACCACGCCTACCTGAACGAGCAGCCTGACCTCAACTGGCGCAATCCGGAAGTCCAGGAGGCCATGCTCGCTGCCATGCGGTTCTGGCTCGACAAGGGGGTGGACGGCTTCCGGGTGGACGTCATGTGGCACATGATCAAGGACGAGCACTTCCGCGACAATCCGCTCAACCCCGACTACCGCGAGGGGATGCCCACCTACGACCAGCAGATACCGGCCTTCTCGGTGGATCAACCGGAGGTCCACGATGTCGTCGCCAAGATGCGCGAGGTCGTCGACGATTACGAGGAGAGGTTGCTGATAGGCGAGATCTACCTGCCGATACCCCAGCTCGTCACCTACTACGGCAGGGACGACCGACCGGGGGCCCATCTGCCCTTCAACTTCCAGCTCATCACGCTCCCCTGGAACGCTCGCAGGATCGCGGCGGCGATCGACGAGTACGAGGGCGAGTTACCGGAGGAAGCCTGGCCCAACTGGGTGCTGGGCAACCACGACAAGTCCCGCATCGCCAGCCGGGTGGGAGCCCGGCAGGCGCGAGTAGCGCAGATGCTGCTGCTCACCTTGCGAGGCACCCCCACCCTCTACTACGGCGACGAGATCGGCATGCACGACGTCGAGATCCCTGCGGAGAAGGTGCAGGACCCGAGCGCGTTACGCAACCCTGGGCTCGAGATGGGTCGCGATCCGATGCGCACCCCGATGCAGTGGAGCTCGGCGGATGGCGCCGGCTTCAGCGACGCCGAACCTTGGCTGCCGGTCGCCCGTGACTATCGTCGGGTGAACGTCGAAGCGCAGCGGGGTGACGAGGGCTCGATGCTCTGCCTGGTGAAGCGGCTGATCGAGCTGCGCCGGCGGGAAGCGGCCCTTTCGGTGGGCGACTACTACCCGGTGAACGCGAACACCGACGATGTACTGGCCTACTACCGGGAGCATGCGGGGAGGAGGCTCCTGATCGCTCTCAACTTCGCTTCGGCACGGCGGCGGCTAGCGCGCGAGTCCGGCGGCTGGAGGGGCCGGGTACTGCTCTCCACCCATCCGGACAGGAGTCGCAGGGGCGTGAGCGGTGAGGTCGAACTGGCCGCCCACGAGGGCGTAGTGGTTGCTCTCGAGGGGGCCGACTAG
- a CDS encoding vitamin K epoxide reductase family protein: MPGPREQNYLTPPGWSANPSSWGQRLPIVALALVGVAVAGYLSLFQFGVIATVWEPFFGDGSRKILTSSVSRILPIPDAALGGLGYLADAVTGVIGGRARWRAMPWIVVLFGLAVGPLGAVSILLVMLQPVLFGEFCTLCLVSALISVLMIGPALDELLAALQHLKRVRVNGGSVWRAFWGRGK; the protein is encoded by the coding sequence GTGCCTGGGCCGAGGGAACAGAACTACCTGACGCCACCCGGCTGGAGCGCCAATCCGTCCTCCTGGGGGCAGAGGCTCCCCATAGTCGCCCTTGCGCTCGTCGGAGTGGCGGTAGCGGGTTACCTGTCGCTCTTCCAGTTCGGCGTCATCGCAACCGTCTGGGAACCGTTCTTCGGGGACGGCTCCCGCAAGATCCTCACCTCGTCCGTGTCGAGGATCCTGCCCATCCCCGACGCTGCGCTGGGTGGGCTGGGGTACCTGGCCGACGCCGTTACCGGCGTCATCGGCGGTCGGGCCCGCTGGCGCGCGATGCCCTGGATAGTCGTCCTATTCGGGTTGGCCGTGGGTCCGCTCGGGGCGGTGAGCATCCTCCTTGTGATGCTCCAGCCGGTTCTCTTCGGCGAATTCTGCACCCTTTGTCTCGTGTCTGCGTTGATCTCGGTGCTGATGATCGGTCCTGCGCTCGACGAACTGCTCGCGGCCCTGCAGCACCTCAAACGGGTTCGGGTCAACGGCGGGTCGGTCTGGCGGGCTTTCTGGGGGCGGGGCAAGTGA